Proteins found in one Maridesulfovibrio sp. genomic segment:
- the carB gene encoding carbamoyl-phosphate synthase large subunit: MPKRTDIKKIMLIGSGPIVIGQACEFDYSGTQALKALKEEGYEVVLVNSNPATIMTDPVLADRTYIEPIEPGTIAKIIEKERPDALLPTLGGQTALNTALAVAEMGVLDKFGVELIGASVDVIEKAESRELFRAAMDKIGLKVPTSRIARNLDDIRRCGKEISFPIIIRPAFTLGGTGGGVAYNMEDLEKIAMKGISASLQNEVMLEESILGWKEYELEVMRDRKDNCVIICSIENIDPMGVHTGDSITVAPAQTLTDVEYQMLRDASLAIMREIGVETGGSNVQFAINPENGELAIIEMNPRVSRSSALASKATGFPIAKIAAKLAIGYTLDEIPNDITRETMASFEPTIDYCVIKIPRFTFEKFPGAEDFLTTAMKSVGETMAIGRTFKECLQKGLRSLEVGMPGFGKVFEPCEIDRDKLVGLLRKPNSKRIFFLREAFLAGMTLEEIFDITKIDPWYLHQFEDLVTFEKELRKFSLETGLYSGDERVPAMFKKAKEYGYSDPQLATMWRETERNVRSFRKELGLIPTYYLVDTCAAEFEAYTPYFYSTYEPGQEAESMPERKVMILGGGPNRIGQGIEFDYCCCHSAFALEDMGVKSIMVNSNPETVSTDYDTSDRLYFEPLTYEDVLNIIEFEKPEGVIVQFGGQTPLNLAIPLLQAGVKILGTSPDAIDRAEDRERFQALLQKLDLKQPQNGTAMSLDDAKTIAARLDYPLVLRPSYVLGGRGMDIVYSDEEFDSYFREATVVSPEHPILIDKFLENAVEVDVDAISDGDQTYVAGVMEHIEEAGIHSGDSACVLPPHTLSDEIVKEIERQTVALAEELEVVGLMNIQFAVKDGDIYIIEVNPRASRTVPFVSKATGIQLAKMATKVMLGEKLKDLDPWSMRKEGFYSVKEAVFPFNRFPDVDVMLGPEMRSTGEVMGMDYTPGLAFMKAQLGAGIQLPLEGTVFISVKDRDKEAILPTARNFEKMGFKILATGGTADYLFEQGIATKKILKVNEGRPHVVDYIKNGEIDLLINTPSGKQTVSDSKEIRQTTLLHGLAYTTTVAGAHAMSLAIEERRGKGLDVQCLQRYHNM, encoded by the coding sequence ATGCCTAAACGCACTGATATTAAGAAAATTATGCTCATCGGATCCGGGCCGATCGTTATCGGTCAGGCCTGCGAGTTTGACTATTCTGGAACTCAGGCTCTCAAAGCCCTTAAAGAAGAGGGGTATGAGGTTGTCCTCGTCAACTCTAACCCCGCAACCATTATGACCGATCCCGTTCTGGCGGATCGAACCTACATTGAACCCATCGAACCCGGCACAATTGCTAAAATTATTGAAAAAGAAAGGCCGGATGCTCTGTTGCCCACATTGGGTGGACAGACCGCACTGAATACCGCTCTTGCTGTTGCGGAGATGGGTGTGCTGGATAAATTCGGTGTGGAACTGATCGGTGCATCTGTTGATGTTATTGAAAAAGCGGAAAGTCGTGAACTTTTTCGCGCAGCAATGGATAAAATCGGGCTCAAGGTTCCTACCAGTCGTATCGCCCGCAATCTTGATGATATTCGCCGCTGTGGTAAGGAAATAAGCTTTCCCATCATTATTCGTCCCGCATTCACCCTTGGTGGAACAGGCGGTGGCGTGGCCTACAACATGGAAGATCTGGAAAAAATCGCTATGAAGGGGATTTCCGCCAGTCTTCAGAATGAAGTAATGCTTGAGGAATCAATCCTCGGCTGGAAAGAGTATGAGCTTGAGGTCATGCGTGACCGCAAGGATAACTGTGTGATCATCTGTTCTATCGAGAATATTGATCCCATGGGCGTTCATACCGGTGACTCCATCACCGTTGCTCCTGCTCAGACTTTGACTGATGTGGAATACCAGATGCTTCGCGATGCGTCTCTTGCCATCATGCGTGAGATCGGTGTTGAAACAGGCGGTTCAAACGTACAGTTTGCAATCAACCCTGAAAACGGCGAGCTGGCCATCATTGAGATGAATCCGCGCGTTTCCCGCTCTTCCGCGCTTGCTTCCAAAGCTACCGGATTCCCCATCGCTAAAATCGCGGCCAAACTGGCTATCGGTTACACCCTTGATGAAATCCCAAATGATATTACCCGCGAGACAATGGCTTCCTTTGAACCGACCATTGACTACTGTGTAATCAAGATTCCCAGATTTACCTTTGAGAAGTTCCCCGGTGCCGAAGATTTTCTGACTACCGCCATGAAGAGTGTAGGTGAAACCATGGCAATCGGCAGAACCTTTAAAGAATGCCTGCAGAAGGGACTGCGTTCCCTTGAAGTGGGCATGCCCGGATTCGGTAAGGTTTTCGAGCCCTGCGAAATTGATCGCGATAAACTGGTTGGCCTGCTGCGCAAACCTAATTCCAAGCGAATCTTTTTCCTGCGTGAGGCTTTTCTTGCCGGAATGACCCTTGAGGAAATTTTCGATATCACCAAGATTGATCCCTGGTATCTGCACCAGTTTGAAGATCTTGTTACTTTTGAAAAGGAACTCAGGAAGTTCTCACTTGAAACCGGACTTTATTCCGGTGATGAGCGGGTTCCGGCCATGTTCAAGAAAGCCAAGGAATACGGTTATTCCGATCCTCAATTGGCGACCATGTGGCGTGAAACCGAAAGGAATGTCAGAAGTTTCAGAAAAGAACTCGGCCTGATTCCGACCTATTATCTGGTTGATACCTGCGCCGCTGAATTTGAAGCTTATACCCCGTATTTTTACTCCACCTACGAACCCGGTCAGGAAGCGGAGAGCATGCCGGAACGTAAGGTCATGATCCTCGGCGGTGGACCTAACAGAATCGGACAGGGTATTGAGTTCGACTACTGCTGTTGTCACTCCGCATTCGCGTTGGAAGACATGGGAGTAAAATCCATCATGGTCAACTCCAACCCGGAAACCGTTTCTACTGACTACGATACTTCAGACAGACTCTATTTCGAGCCGCTTACTTATGAAGATGTGCTCAACATCATCGAGTTTGAAAAGCCTGAAGGCGTTATCGTGCAGTTTGGCGGACAGACTCCGCTCAACCTCGCTATCCCGCTGCTTCAGGCCGGGGTAAAGATTCTGGGAACTTCGCCGGATGCGATTGACCGCGCTGAAGACAGGGAAAGATTTCAGGCCCTGCTCCAGAAGCTGGATCTCAAGCAGCCGCAGAACGGAACAGCCATGTCTCTTGATGATGCTAAAACCATCGCCGCGCGTCTGGACTATCCGCTGGTTCTCCGTCCTTCCTATGTCCTTGGTGGACGTGGAATGGATATCGTCTACAGTGACGAAGAGTTTGATTCTTATTTCCGCGAAGCTACGGTGGTATCACCGGAACATCCTATTCTCATTGATAAGTTCCTTGAGAATGCTGTTGAAGTCGATGTTGATGCCATTTCAGATGGTGATCAGACTTATGTGGCCGGCGTAATGGAACACATCGAAGAAGCCGGAATTCATTCCGGTGACTCTGCCTGTGTCTTGCCCCCGCATACTTTGAGCGATGAGATAGTAAAGGAAATTGAGCGTCAGACTGTCGCCCTTGCTGAAGAGCTGGAGGTTGTCGGGCTGATGAATATCCAGTTCGCGGTTAAGGATGGCGATATATACATTATCGAGGTTAACCCTCGTGCTTCCAGAACCGTACCTTTTGTCAGCAAGGCTACCGGTATCCAGCTTGCTAAGATGGCTACCAAAGTTATGCTCGGCGAAAAGCTTAAAGACCTTGATCCCTGGTCCATGCGCAAAGAAGGGTTTTATTCCGTTAAAGAAGCGGTCTTCCCCTTTAACAGGTTCCCCGATGTCGATGTGATGCTCGGACCTGAAATGCGTTCCACAGGTGAGGTTATGGGAATGGATTATACCCCGGGACTGGCTTTTATGAAGGCTCAGCTCGGTGCGGGAATCCAACTTCCCCTTGAGGGCACAGTCTTTATCTCTGTTAAGGACCGGGATAAGGAAGCGATTCTGCCCACGGCCAGAAATTTTGAGAAGATGGGATTCAAGATTCTGGCTACCGGAGGAACGGCCGATTACCTGTTTGAACAGGGAATTGCCACCAAGAAAATTCTTAAAGTCAACGAAGGTCGACCGCATGTTGTCGATTACATCAAGAACGGCGAGATTGACCTGTTGATTAACACGCCTTCCGGCAAGCAGACGGTTTCTGATTCAAAAGAAATCAGGCAGACGACTCTGCTTCACGGGCTGGCATATACAACGACTGTCGCGGGTGCCCATGCCATGAGTCTGGCAATTGAGGAACGACGCGGCAAGGGACTTGATGTGCAGTGCTTACAGCGCTACCACAACATGTAG
- the purF gene encoding amidophosphoribosyltransferase: MKKEYCGLFGIYGHPEAARMTYFGLYAMQHRGQESAGIVTWDGTYIREQKGMGLVADVFNERHLGKELKGDISIGHIRYSTTGASLIRNAQPFLVKFGDLNLAIAHNGNLVNTLELRKELEAQGSIFQTTMDSEVFVHLIAKNLNGNTIEDAVMKACRKVKGAFSLLILANDKMIAVKDPNGFRPLAIGRVGDNYTFASETCAFDLIDAEEIRPLNAGEMVVVDGGKLTSYTYCESAPKRQCIFELIYFARPDSTVFGEVVYERRKKMGAVLAGEQPVDADFVMPFPDSGNYAAVGYSHESGLPLELAMIRNHYVGRTFIQPSQDMRDFSVRVKLNPVKSMIKGKKILIVEDSIVRGTTTRTRVKKLRELGAREIHMRVSCPAIRFPCYYGIDFSSKGELIAANSTEEEIARFLGLDSLHYLSIDGLLSSVEEKDSYCLACFNGDYPIPPCSGYGKMCLENN; encoded by the coding sequence ATGAAAAAAGAATATTGCGGATTGTTCGGTATCTACGGACATCCTGAAGCAGCAAGAATGACCTATTTCGGCCTTTACGCCATGCAGCATCGCGGACAGGAATCTGCCGGGATCGTAACCTGGGATGGAACTTATATCCGTGAACAGAAAGGTATGGGCCTTGTCGCTGATGTTTTCAATGAGCGTCATCTGGGTAAAGAACTTAAGGGTGATATTTCCATCGGGCATATCCGGTATTCCACAACCGGTGCCTCGCTGATTAGAAACGCACAGCCCTTTCTTGTTAAATTCGGTGATCTGAATCTGGCAATCGCTCATAACGGGAATCTCGTGAATACTCTTGAGCTGCGCAAGGAGCTTGAAGCACAGGGATCTATCTTTCAGACCACAATGGATTCCGAGGTTTTTGTTCATCTCATAGCCAAGAACCTCAACGGTAACACCATTGAAGATGCGGTTATGAAGGCCTGTCGCAAGGTTAAGGGTGCATTTTCGCTGTTGATTCTGGCCAATGATAAAATGATTGCGGTTAAAGATCCTAATGGATTCCGTCCGCTGGCTATTGGTCGCGTAGGTGATAATTACACTTTTGCATCAGAGACTTGTGCATTTGATCTGATTGATGCTGAAGAAATCCGTCCGCTTAATGCCGGTGAAATGGTTGTTGTGGACGGAGGCAAGCTTACTTCCTACACATATTGTGAAAGCGCTCCTAAGCGTCAGTGTATTTTCGAGCTTATTTATTTTGCCCGTCCTGACTCTACTGTTTTCGGCGAAGTTGTTTATGAACGCCGTAAAAAAATGGGTGCGGTGCTGGCCGGAGAACAACCGGTGGACGCTGACTTTGTAATGCCGTTTCCTGATTCCGGTAACTATGCCGCAGTCGGTTATTCACATGAATCAGGTCTGCCCCTTGAGCTGGCGATGATCCGCAACCACTACGTGGGCCGTACTTTCATTCAGCCTTCGCAGGATATGCGTGACTTCAGTGTTCGGGTTAAGCTCAACCCGGTTAAATCCATGATTAAAGGCAAGAAAATCCTGATCGTGGAAGACTCCATTGTGCGTGGAACAACCACACGTACCAGAGTCAAGAAGCTGCGTGAACTCGGTGCCCGTGAAATTCATATGCGGGTCAGCTGTCCTGCAATCCGTTTTCCCTGCTACTACGGTATCGACTTCTCCTCGAAGGGAGAGCTTATTGCCGCTAACAGTACCGAAGAGGAAATTGCACGTTTTCTCGGCCTTGATTCCCTGCATTACCTGTCCATAGACGGGCTGCTCAGCTCAGTGGAAGAAAAGGATTCATATTGCCTTGCCTGTTTCAATGGCGATTACCCGATTCCTCCCTGCTCAGGATATGGAAAAATGTGTCTTGAGAATAATTAA
- a CDS encoding FeoA family protein, which translates to MHSLANTIKGRPLSSYKSGMSVRVTGFEGGKCCRSRLLSMGIIPGTIVDIISSNGRMNIRVRRSQFALGHEMTKKILAIPVCDCDKCSAF; encoded by the coding sequence ATGCATTCACTGGCAAATACAATAAAAGGACGCCCCCTATCCAGTTACAAATCCGGTATGTCGGTACGAGTAACCGGTTTTGAAGGAGGAAAATGCTGTCGCAGCAGACTTCTTTCCATGGGCATTATACCGGGAACAATCGTAGATATAATCAGCAGTAACGGTAGGATGAATATCCGTGTACGCAGATCACAATTTGCCCTCGGCCATGAAATGACCAAAAAGATTCTGGCTATCCCGGTATGCGACTGCGATAAATGCAGTGCTTTCTAG
- a CDS encoding SlyX family protein, producing MSKTKSIEERIESLETALALQDQNVEELNKFIIAQQKQIGDLEKKLELMVMQMKDLKDAVAHASPQDDVPPPHYGHV from the coding sequence ATGAGCAAAACAAAATCCATAGAAGAAAGAATAGAAAGTCTTGAAACCGCGCTCGCGCTTCAGGATCAGAATGTCGAAGAACTCAATAAATTCATCATTGCCCAGCAAAAACAAATCGGCGATCTTGAAAAGAAATTAGAGCTGATGGTCATGCAGATGAAAGATCTCAAGGATGCCGTAGCACATGCTTCACCGCAGGATGATGTTCCGCCACCCCATTACGGACATGTATAA